From Budorcas taxicolor isolate Tak-1 chromosome 19, Takin1.1, whole genome shotgun sequence, the proteins below share one genomic window:
- the FN3KRP gene encoding ketosamine-3-kinase isoform X1: MEELLRRELGCDSVKATGHSGGGCISQGQSYDTDKGRVFVKVNPKAEARRMFEGEVASLIAILKTGTVKVPKPIKVLDAPGGGSMLVMEHLDMRHLSSHAAKLGTQLADLHLDNKRLGETHQKEAGIVGRRDEQVARPFVAQFGFDVVTCCGYLPQVNDWQQDWVTFYARQRIQPQMDLVEQRSGDREARELWAALQLKIPDLFRDLDIVPALLHGDLWGGNVAEDSSGPIIFDPASFYGHSEYELAIAGMFGGFSSAFYSAYHSKIPKAPGFEKRLKLYQLFHYLNHWNHFGSGYRGSSLSIMRNLVT; this comes from the exons ATGGAGGAGCTACTGAGGCGGGAGCTGGGCTGCGACTCCGTCAAGGCCACGGGTCACTCGGGTGGCGGATGCATTAGCCAGGGCCAGAGCTACGACACGGACAAAGGGCGAGTGTTTGTGAAAGTGAACCCCAAGGCAGAG GCCAGAAGGATGTTTGAAGGCGAGGTGGCAAGTTTAATTGCCATCCTGAAGACAGGCACAGTGAAGGTGCCCAAACCCATCAAGGTGCTTGACGCCCCAGGAGGCGGCAGCATGCTGGTGATGGAGCATTTGGACATGCGGCATCTGAGCAG TCATGCTGCAAAGCTTGGCACCCAGCTGGCAGATCTACACCTAGACAACAAGAGGCTTGGAGAGACTCACCAGAAGGAGGCTGGCATAGTAG GGAGAAGAGATGAGCAGGTGGCGCGGCCCTTCGTGGCCCAGTTCGGGTTTGACGTGGTGACGTGCTGTGGGTACCTCCCCCAG GTGAATGACTGGCAGCAGGACTGGGTCACTTTCTATGCCCGGCAGCGCATTCAGCCCCAGATGGACCTGGTAGAGCAGAGGtctggggacagggaggcccgtgAGCTCTGGGCTGCTCTGCAG TTAAAGATTCCCGACCTGTTCCGTGATCTGGACATCGTCCCAGCCCTGCTCCACGGAGACCTCTGGGGAGGAAACGTAGCGGAGGATTCCTCTGGGCCCATCATCTTTGACCCCGCTTCCTTCTATGGCCACTCGGAGTATGAGCTGGCAATAGCTGGCATGTTCGGGGGCTTCAGTAGTGCCTTCTACTCCGCCTACCACAGCAAAATCCCCAAGGCCCCAGGCTTCGAGAAGCGCCTGAAGCTGTATCAGCTCTTCCACTACTTGAACCACTGGAATCACTTTGGATCCGGGTACAGAGGGTCCTCCCTCAGCATCATGAGGAATCTCGTCACCTGA
- the FN3KRP gene encoding ketosamine-3-kinase isoform X2, with protein sequence MFEGEVASLIAILKTGTVKVPKPIKVLDAPGGGSMLVMEHLDMRHLSSHAAKLGTQLADLHLDNKRLGETHQKEAGIVGRRDEQVARPFVAQFGFDVVTCCGYLPQVNDWQQDWVTFYARQRIQPQMDLVEQRSGDREARELWAALQLKIPDLFRDLDIVPALLHGDLWGGNVAEDSSGPIIFDPASFYGHSEYELAIAGMFGGFSSAFYSAYHSKIPKAPGFEKRLKLYQLFHYLNHWNHFGSGYRGSSLSIMRNLVT encoded by the exons ATGTTTGAAGGCGAGGTGGCAAGTTTAATTGCCATCCTGAAGACAGGCACAGTGAAGGTGCCCAAACCCATCAAGGTGCTTGACGCCCCAGGAGGCGGCAGCATGCTGGTGATGGAGCATTTGGACATGCGGCATCTGAGCAG TCATGCTGCAAAGCTTGGCACCCAGCTGGCAGATCTACACCTAGACAACAAGAGGCTTGGAGAGACTCACCAGAAGGAGGCTGGCATAGTAG GGAGAAGAGATGAGCAGGTGGCGCGGCCCTTCGTGGCCCAGTTCGGGTTTGACGTGGTGACGTGCTGTGGGTACCTCCCCCAG GTGAATGACTGGCAGCAGGACTGGGTCACTTTCTATGCCCGGCAGCGCATTCAGCCCCAGATGGACCTGGTAGAGCAGAGGtctggggacagggaggcccgtgAGCTCTGGGCTGCTCTGCAG TTAAAGATTCCCGACCTGTTCCGTGATCTGGACATCGTCCCAGCCCTGCTCCACGGAGACCTCTGGGGAGGAAACGTAGCGGAGGATTCCTCTGGGCCCATCATCTTTGACCCCGCTTCCTTCTATGGCCACTCGGAGTATGAGCTGGCAATAGCTGGCATGTTCGGGGGCTTCAGTAGTGCCTTCTACTCCGCCTACCACAGCAAAATCCCCAAGGCCCCAGGCTTCGAGAAGCGCCTGAAGCTGTATCAGCTCTTCCACTACTTGAACCACTGGAATCACTTTGGATCCGGGTACAGAGGGTCCTCCCTCAGCATCATGAGGAATCTCGTCACCTGA